In one Achromobacter spanius genomic region, the following are encoded:
- a CDS encoding sugar kinase, whose product MSNALFIGHTYIDVTVLADHWPTGDEKSVARDYAVSFGGNAVTAAFACGRLGTPPDLICSLAPDWLGHMYTDMAAAHGITLHARHVRRSSLSFIMPRHGKRAIVRARDVEYLNDFPKLDIGGYRALHLDGHQPDAALHYARACRQAGVLTSLDGGGMRENTDELLRFIDVAVCAERMCEQLGLNPEGLLDLLKARGCRIGAVTMGERGMLWYDETGRVDTLPSLDVPGDRIVDTSGAGDVFHGAYVWSYLNRPELPWLEHFTFARAASAHKIQYLGNEAGLPRVEDVERAMMGFAAKG is encoded by the coding sequence ATGAGCAACGCGCTCTTCATCGGCCACACCTACATCGACGTCACCGTGTTGGCTGATCACTGGCCCACCGGTGACGAAAAAAGCGTGGCGCGCGATTACGCGGTTTCATTCGGCGGCAACGCCGTCACGGCCGCATTCGCCTGCGGCCGGCTGGGCACGCCGCCCGATCTGATCTGTTCGCTGGCGCCCGATTGGTTGGGTCATATGTACACCGACATGGCGGCGGCGCACGGCATCACGCTGCATGCGCGGCACGTGCGCCGTTCGTCGCTGTCGTTCATCATGCCCAGGCACGGCAAGCGCGCCATCGTGCGGGCGCGAGACGTCGAATACCTGAATGATTTTCCGAAGCTGGATATCGGCGGCTATCGCGCCCTGCATCTGGACGGGCATCAGCCCGACGCCGCGCTGCATTACGCGCGCGCGTGCCGGCAGGCGGGCGTGCTGACGTCGCTGGACGGCGGCGGCATGCGCGAGAACACCGACGAGCTGCTGCGGTTTATCGACGTGGCGGTTTGCGCGGAGCGCATGTGCGAACAATTGGGCTTGAACCCGGAAGGCTTGCTGGACCTGCTGAAAGCCCGAGGCTGCCGCATCGGCGCCGTCACGATGGGCGAGCGCGGCATGCTTTGGTACGACGAGACAGGGCGGGTGGACACCCTGCCGTCGCTGGACGTGCCGGGTGATCGTATTGTGGATACGTCAGGGGCGGGTGACGTGTTCCATGGGGCTTATGTGTGGTCGTATTTGAACCGGCCTGAATTGCCCTGGCTGGAACATTTCACCTTCGCGCGCGCGGCCTCGGCGCACAAGATTCAGTATCTGGGGAATGAGGCCGGGTTGCCGCGAGTGGAAGACGTGGAACGCGCGATGATGGGGTTCGCGGCGAAGGGATGA
- the pcnB gene encoding polynucleotide adenylyltransferase PcnB, which translates to MITETIKKFVGRLFAPAPRGPLRIGRDKHGIDRRNVSRHAIKVCEVLRQHGYEGYIVGGAVRDLIVGLEPKDFDVATNATPEQIRPLFRRARIIGRRFQLVHVVFGQEIIETSTFRAPASEEQETDEHGRILRDNVFGSQEEDAKRRDFTMNALYYDPHNEEVIDYHDGVADLKKRQVRIIGDPVKRYREDPVRMLRAVRFAAKLNGTIDPATRQPISTMAELIENVPASRLFDEMLKLLTCGHAMDCLRQLRADGLHNGLLPLLDVVLEQPGGEHFVELALERTDARVRAGKTISPSFLFAALLWQQVDVRWKQLRAQGEHTIPALSQAADSVLDEQTEKLAIQRRFSSDMREIWFMQPRFERRMGKTIFRMIEQPRFRAACDFLQLRAAAGEFDSVLAQWWMDLANADDATRADMIEEVSRLPREAGDGGPSGPASSSSPRKRRRPRRSPRGPSTAE; encoded by the coding sequence ATGATCACTGAAACCATAAAAAAATTCGTCGGCCGCTTGTTCGCGCCGGCACCTCGGGGGCCGTTGCGCATTGGGCGCGACAAACACGGCATTGACCGCCGTAATGTTTCTCGCCACGCCATCAAGGTCTGCGAAGTCCTGCGCCAGCACGGCTATGAAGGCTATATCGTGGGCGGCGCGGTGCGCGACCTGATCGTGGGACTTGAACCCAAGGATTTCGACGTGGCCACCAACGCCACGCCCGAACAGATCCGCCCGCTGTTTCGTCGCGCCCGCATCATTGGCCGCCGCTTCCAGTTGGTGCACGTGGTGTTCGGCCAGGAAATCATCGAAACGTCGACCTTCCGCGCCCCGGCGTCGGAAGAGCAGGAAACCGATGAGCACGGCCGCATCCTGCGCGACAACGTGTTCGGCTCGCAGGAAGAAGACGCCAAGCGCCGCGACTTCACCATGAACGCGCTGTACTACGACCCGCACAACGAGGAAGTCATTGACTACCACGATGGCGTGGCCGACCTGAAAAAGCGTCAGGTCCGCATCATTGGCGACCCGGTCAAGCGTTACCGCGAAGACCCTGTTCGCATGCTGCGCGCCGTGCGTTTCGCCGCCAAGCTCAACGGCACCATCGACCCGGCCACGCGCCAGCCGATCAGCACCATGGCCGAGCTCATCGAAAACGTGCCGGCCTCGCGTCTGTTCGACGAAATGCTCAAGCTGCTGACCTGCGGCCACGCCATGGACTGCCTGCGCCAGTTGCGCGCCGACGGCCTGCACAACGGCCTGCTGCCCTTGCTGGACGTGGTGCTGGAACAGCCCGGTGGCGAGCACTTCGTGGAACTGGCGCTGGAACGCACCGACGCGCGTGTGCGCGCCGGCAAGACGATCAGCCCCAGCTTCCTGTTTGCCGCGCTGCTGTGGCAGCAGGTGGATGTGCGCTGGAAGCAGTTGCGCGCGCAAGGCGAGCACACCATTCCGGCGCTGTCGCAAGCGGCGGATTCGGTGCTGGACGAGCAAACCGAAAAGCTGGCCATCCAGCGCCGCTTCTCGTCGGACATGCGCGAAATCTGGTTCATGCAGCCGCGTTTTGAACGCCGCATGGGCAAGACCATTTTCCGCATGATCGAACAACCGCGCTTTCGCGCCGCCTGCGATTTCCTGCAACTGCGCGCCGCCGCCGGCGAGTTCGACAGCGTGTTGGCGCAGTGGTGGATGGACTTGGCCAATGCCGACGACGCCACCCGCGCCGACATGATCGAAGAAGTCTCGCGCTTGCCGCGCGAAGCCGGCGATGGCGGCCCAAGCGGCCCCGCCTCGTCGTCATCCCCGCGCAAGCGCCGGCGCCCGCGCCGTTCGCCGCGCGGCCCGTCGACCGCCGAGTAA
- a CDS encoding HAD family hydrolase encodes MTSRRLALFDLDHTLLPLDSDYQWADYLARTGRAGDPVEARRQNDDLMDRYNRGELTAEQAAEFMLGLLAAHSPFDLADWHEEFMREVIRPSITVDARALVQSHLDAGDLCAIVTATNSFVTAPIARAFGVPHLVATDAEYLRGRYTGRILGTPSFKEGKVVRVNDWLANMGFGLADFPESFFYSDSVNDVPLLEKVTRPIAANPSPTLRTIAQDRGWQVIDLFDHMEDSKS; translated from the coding sequence ATGACTTCCCGACGTCTCGCCCTGTTCGACCTGGACCACACCCTGTTGCCGCTGGATAGCGACTATCAATGGGCCGACTATCTGGCCCGTACAGGCCGCGCGGGCGATCCCGTTGAAGCCCGCCGCCAGAACGACGACCTGATGGATCGCTACAACCGTGGCGAACTCACCGCCGAACAGGCCGCCGAGTTCATGCTGGGCCTGTTGGCGGCGCATTCACCGTTCGACCTGGCCGACTGGCATGAGGAATTCATGCGCGAAGTCATCCGCCCGTCCATCACCGTCGACGCGCGTGCGCTGGTGCAATCGCACCTGGACGCTGGCGACCTGTGCGCCATCGTCACGGCCACCAACAGCTTCGTCACCGCCCCCATCGCGCGCGCCTTTGGCGTACCGCACCTGGTGGCCACCGACGCCGAATACCTGCGCGGCCGCTACACCGGCCGCATCCTGGGCACGCCCAGTTTCAAGGAAGGCAAGGTGGTGCGCGTGAACGATTGGCTGGCCAATATGGGATTTGGGCTTGCGGATTTCCCCGAATCGTTTTTCTATAGCGATTCGGTCAATGATGTACCCCTGCTCGAAAAGGTGACCCGTCCGATCGCCGCCAACCCCAGCCCCACCCTGCGCACCATCGCGCAAGACCGTGGCTGGCAAGTGATCGACTTGTTCGACCACATGGAAGACTCGAAGTCATAA
- the purM gene encoding phosphoribosylformylglycinamidine cyclo-ligase, with the protein MTNQPKAPLTYRDAGVDIDAGDALVDRIKPLAARTMRPGVLAGIGGFGALFEVPKKYNEPVLVSGTDGVGTKLRLAFEWNRHDTVGIDLVAMSVNDILVQGAEPLFFLDYFACGKLSVDTAASVVGGIAKGCELSGCALIGGETAEMPGMYPDGEYDLAGFAVGAVEKSAIIDGKSIKPGDVVLGLASSGVHSNGFSLVRKIIERAGAKPTDDFHGQPLVDVVMAPTRIYVKQVLAALAKHGTDIKGLAHITGGGLLDNVPRILQAGLSAKLHRDGWEMPKLFQWLQEQGGVEDTEMHRVFNCGIGMVLVVDATQADAIAETLREQGETVSKIGEIVEQTEGMAQTFVV; encoded by the coding sequence ATGACGAATCAACCTAAAGCCCCCTTGACCTACCGCGATGCCGGTGTCGACATCGACGCAGGCGACGCCCTGGTCGACCGTATCAAACCCCTCGCCGCGCGCACCATGCGCCCCGGGGTGCTGGCCGGTATCGGCGGCTTTGGCGCGCTGTTCGAAGTGCCCAAGAAGTACAACGAGCCCGTGCTGGTGTCGGGCACCGACGGCGTGGGCACCAAGCTGCGTCTGGCGTTCGAGTGGAACCGCCACGACACCGTGGGTATCGACCTGGTCGCCATGAGCGTCAACGACATCCTGGTGCAGGGCGCCGAGCCCCTGTTCTTCCTGGACTACTTTGCCTGCGGCAAGCTTTCGGTGGACACGGCGGCGTCGGTGGTGGGCGGCATTGCCAAGGGCTGCGAACTGTCGGGCTGCGCGCTGATCGGCGGCGAAACCGCTGAAATGCCGGGCATGTACCCGGACGGCGAATACGACCTGGCCGGCTTCGCGGTGGGCGCGGTGGAAAAGTCCGCCATCATCGACGGCAAGTCCATCAAGCCGGGCGACGTGGTGCTGGGCCTGGCCTCCAGCGGCGTGCATTCCAACGGTTTTTCGCTGGTCCGCAAGATCATCGAACGCGCCGGCGCCAAGCCCACCGACGACTTCCACGGCCAGCCGCTGGTTGACGTGGTGATGGCGCCCACGCGCATCTACGTGAAGCAAGTGCTGGCCGCGCTGGCCAAGCATGGCACCGACATCAAGGGCCTGGCCCACATCACCGGCGGCGGCTTGCTGGACAACGTGCCGCGCATCCTGCAAGCCGGCCTGTCGGCCAAGTTGCATCGCGACGGCTGGGAAATGCCCAAGCTGTTCCAGTGGCTGCAAGAGCAGGGCGGCGTGGAAGACACCGAAATGCACCGCGTCTTCAACTGCGGCATCGGCATGGTGCTGGTGGTGGACGCGACCCAGGCCGACGCCATCGCTGAAACCTTGCGCGAGCAGGGCGAAACCGTCAGCAAGATCGGTGAAATCGTCGAGCAGACAGAAGGCATGGCGCAAACCTTCGTGGTGTAA
- the hda gene encoding DnaA regulatory inactivator Hda has protein sequence MNRQLLLDVLPAPAPSLNNYIAGPNGEALAAVRALNPGRALYIWGAAGCGRTHLLRALTARPDAVFIDPAKGETMLRRLAEADSKSPMPKFVAVDDVHRMDDNRQAALFALYNRWRESAATGRAFALALAGDRAPLSMPLREDLRTRLGWDLVFRLDPLSDADKLAALSAQAAERGMHLAPEIINWMLIHHERDIRKLAALIDALDRYSLATGRPITLPLLRAMLADPDSQRT, from the coding sequence ATGAACCGCCAGCTGTTGCTTGACGTTCTTCCCGCGCCAGCGCCATCGCTGAACAACTATATCGCCGGCCCCAACGGGGAAGCGCTGGCGGCCGTGCGCGCGCTGAATCCCGGCCGCGCCCTGTATATATGGGGCGCCGCCGGTTGTGGCCGCACCCACCTGCTGCGCGCCCTGACCGCGCGCCCGGACGCCGTCTTCATCGACCCCGCCAAGGGCGAAACCATGCTGCGCCGCCTGGCCGAAGCCGATTCCAAATCGCCCATGCCCAAGTTCGTGGCGGTGGACGACGTGCATCGCATGGACGACAACCGCCAGGCCGCCCTGTTTGCGCTGTACAACCGCTGGCGTGAATCTGCCGCCACGGGCCGCGCCTTTGCGCTGGCGTTGGCCGGCGACCGCGCCCCGCTGTCGATGCCGCTGCGCGAAGACCTGCGCACGCGCCTGGGCTGGGACCTGGTGTTCCGCCTGGACCCGCTGTCAGACGCCGACAAGCTGGCCGCCCTGTCCGCGCAGGCCGCCGAACGCGGCATGCACCTGGCGCCCGAAATCATCAACTGGATGCTGATCCACCACGAGCGCGACATCCGCAAGCTGGCCGCGTTGATCGACGCGCTTGACCGTTACTCCCTGGCCACCGGCCGTCCCATCACCCTGCCATTGCTGCGCGCCATGCTCGCAGATCCTGACTCGCAACGCACATGA
- a CDS encoding HpcH/HpaI aldolase/citrate lyase family protein: MTHPVVRSALFVPASRAERIPKALAAGADTVIVDLEDAVEHLAKASAREALCDFLGTHRDVRLWVRINDASTSWHDDDLKACRGRPNIAGILLPKAETLAQVRHVAQTGLPVIPLIETARGLLNAGEVAATPGVARLAFGSLDYALDMGLTPDTPGAETVLDHARVQVLLHTRSAGLHPALDGVFPGVQDTAGLKQAASRAQQMGFGGMLCIHPAQVPVIHAAFVPAREELDWARRVVAAHRDTSAGTFMLDGKMVDAPVIARARLVLAQAGEQAPT; encoded by the coding sequence GTGACGCATCCCGTCGTTCGTAGCGCCCTGTTCGTGCCGGCGTCTCGCGCCGAGCGCATCCCCAAAGCGCTGGCCGCGGGGGCTGACACCGTTATCGTGGACCTGGAAGACGCCGTCGAGCATCTGGCCAAGGCCTCTGCCCGCGAAGCGCTGTGCGACTTCCTGGGGACGCATCGCGACGTCCGCCTTTGGGTGCGCATCAACGACGCCTCCACATCCTGGCACGACGACGACCTGAAAGCGTGTCGCGGCCGGCCAAACATTGCCGGCATCCTGCTGCCCAAGGCCGAAACGCTGGCGCAGGTGCGGCATGTGGCCCAGACCGGGCTGCCGGTCATTCCCCTTATCGAAACTGCGCGCGGGTTGTTGAATGCCGGCGAAGTCGCGGCCACGCCCGGCGTGGCGCGGCTGGCGTTCGGCAGTCTGGACTACGCGCTGGATATGGGCCTGACACCCGACACGCCCGGCGCCGAGACGGTGCTGGACCATGCCCGCGTGCAGGTGTTGCTGCATACCCGTTCGGCCGGCCTGCACCCCGCGCTTGACGGCGTATTTCCCGGCGTGCAGGACACGGCCGGCTTGAAGCAGGCGGCCAGCCGCGCGCAGCAGATGGGATTCGGCGGCATGTTGTGCATCCACCCGGCGCAAGTGCCAGTCATCCACGCCGCCTTTGTGCCGGCGCGCGAAGAGCTCGATTGGGCGCGCCGCGTGGTCGCCGCGCATCGCGATACCTCGGCGGGCACCTTCATGCTGGATGGCAAGATGGTCGATGCGCCCGTCATCGCGCGCGCGCGCCTGGTGCTGGCGCAAGCCGGCGAACAGGCTCCCACATGA
- a CDS encoding 2-amino-4-hydroxy-6-hydroxymethyldihydropteridine diphosphokinase, with the protein MSPPLVRAYIGLGANLGDSAATLRGVLTELKASDGIKAVTASPFYRSAPVEATGPDFVNAVAALDTDLAPLALLDVLQALENLHGRQRPYKNAPRTLDLDLLMFGDLALNHERLTVPHPRMHQRAFVLLPLRDLAPDMVVNGRPISAWIDEIRDQAIERVAA; encoded by the coding sequence GTGTCGCCCCCCTTGGTCCGCGCCTATATCGGCCTGGGCGCCAATCTGGGCGACAGCGCGGCCACCTTGCGCGGCGTGCTGACCGAGCTGAAGGCTTCGGACGGCATCAAGGCGGTGACGGCGTCGCCGTTCTACCGCAGCGCGCCGGTCGAGGCCACCGGCCCCGATTTCGTGAATGCCGTCGCGGCGCTAGATACGGATCTTGCGCCGCTGGCGTTGCTGGATGTGCTGCAGGCGCTGGAAAATCTGCATGGAAGGCAGCGCCCTTATAAAAATGCGCCTCGCACGCTGGATCTGGACCTGCTGATGTTCGGCGATCTGGCGTTGAATCACGAACGGCTGACCGTGCCGCATCCTCGGATGCATCAACGTGCGTTCGTGCTGCTGCCGCTGCGGGATCTTGCGCCGGACATGGTGGTGAATGGCCGGCCGATTTCGGCCTGGATCGATGAGATTCGGGATCAGGCGATTGAGCGGGTGGCCGCCTGA
- the miaA gene encoding tRNA (adenosine(37)-N6)-dimethylallyltransferase MiaA — protein sequence MPPVICLAGPTAAGKSASTLALAERWPLEIINVDSATIYRGMDIGTAKPSPEEQARVPQHLLDILDPAQSYSAAEFRADALRLIDEIRARGRIPLLAGGTMMYYKALRDGLDDLPQADPALRAEIEARAATQGWPALHAELALRDPVTAARLAPNDSQRIQRALEICQLTGQPMSALLRRGEQKPDDDTNHYLTISLEPSDRAALHARIEQRFDAMLAKGLLDEVRTLRARPDLHPGLPSVRCVGYRQMWAHLDGEVDLTTAREQGIAATRQLAKRQITWLRAQPDRVIVDCLASDAVAQTIDAVALALAGKR from the coding sequence ATGCCGCCGGTCATCTGCCTGGCCGGCCCCACCGCCGCCGGCAAAAGCGCGTCCACGCTTGCGCTGGCCGAGCGCTGGCCCCTGGAAATCATCAACGTCGATTCGGCCACGATCTACCGTGGCATGGACATTGGCACGGCCAAGCCCTCGCCCGAGGAACAGGCGCGCGTGCCCCAGCACCTGCTGGACATCCTGGACCCCGCGCAGTCGTATTCGGCCGCCGAGTTCCGCGCCGACGCCCTGCGCCTGATCGACGAGATCCGCGCGCGCGGGCGCATTCCCCTGCTGGCGGGCGGCACCATGATGTATTACAAGGCGCTGCGCGATGGCCTTGATGACTTGCCCCAGGCAGACCCCGCCTTGCGCGCCGAGATCGAAGCCCGCGCCGCTACGCAAGGCTGGCCCGCGCTGCATGCTGAACTGGCGCTTCGGGACCCAGTCACCGCCGCCCGCCTGGCGCCCAACGACAGCCAACGCATCCAGCGCGCGCTGGAAATCTGCCAACTGACGGGCCAGCCCATGTCGGCCCTGCTGCGGCGCGGCGAGCAAAAGCCGGATGACGACACCAATCACTACCTGACCATCAGCCTTGAGCCCTCGGACCGCGCCGCGCTGCACGCGCGCATCGAACAGCGCTTTGACGCCATGCTGGCCAAGGGCCTGCTTGACGAAGTCCGTACGCTGCGCGCCCGGCCGGACCTGCACCCCGGCCTGCCGTCCGTGCGCTGCGTGGGCTATCGGCAGATGTGGGCGCATCTGGATGGCGAGGTCGATCTAACCACCGCGCGCGAACAAGGCATTGCCGCCACGCGCCAGTTGGCCAAGCGCCAGATCACCTGGCTGCGCGCCCAGCCCGACCGCGTCATCGTTGACTGCCTGGCCAGCGACGCGGTGGCGCAAACCATCGACGCCGTGGCGCTGGCGCTGGCGGGCAAGCGCTAA